A region from the Linepithema humile isolate Giens D197 chromosome 1, Lhum_UNIL_v1.0, whole genome shotgun sequence genome encodes:
- the DAAM gene encoding disheveled-associated activator of morphogenesis 1 isoform X1 yields MFSNYDDQNIMPCPKPEVEKRRFFHRIPSCPAKSSQSLKEFVGRCQTMPSRVKKSFCGCLQDDEPPEITYCVVEHTGTLTLQAMTPTLPMPAEEELNKMFLELVDELDLTQANRQAVLALPANKKWQIYCSRKGNGTLDNGSLRTTDLSGDPEDYINRLKLIASSPFPEEDEEVSNQMRQAEALKTALRTQPHSFVLRFIELDGLNALLQVLGTMDAEAANSNLHTSVIGCLKALMNNSNGRAHVLAHPTAINTISQSLASENIKTKISVLEILGAVCLVPGGHRKVLEAMLHFQQYHSERTRFQCIINDLDKNFGIYKDNLSLKTAIMSFINAVLNYGPGQVTLEFRLHLRYELLMLGIQPIIEKLRKYENETLDRHLDFFEMVRNEDEKELARKFEKEHVDTKSASAMFDLLRRKLSHTAAYPHLLSLLEHCLLLPLDYGSHPQHWLLFDRIVQQIVLQSESNETGLIKNPDVTPIEINVKEIVHLLAKEEELVAARKKAEELERENSDMSTRLAKKEQELDLRTQEKEDMEASLARIKERLEKETSMHIETKQRISELEDNLETLSRQINNEKSERKRLEQLVASGSLPDDAKATLKIVEDEMLEKIETKPAPPPPPPPPLAPPPPPCMMSAAPPPMKVEIIKNVPQPSNPLKSFNWSKIPEQKLQGTIWSELDDSKLYNVMDLESIDKIFCAYQKNGVSTEGSIEDLRTLGKNKKTMSVIDSRRAQNCTILLSKLKMSDNEITRTILSMDQQNILHIDMVEQLLKYTPSSEEAALLDMHQKELQNRADCFLYQISKVPHYEQRLRSLHYKKKFAASIAELTPRMRAVLEASRQVARSRRLRKLLELVLALGNYVNRGNARGNACGFRLASLNRLVDTKSSCSKGTTLLHYLVQILEARFKEVLEIEEDMPHVKTAARVSMADLQKEVANLKNGLQDVQREIEFHRGQSQVLQGDMFLPAMRDFQAQATCRLAEAEDLFQDMKTRFDRAVRLFGEDSAGVQPDEFFGIFENFLQALTEARQDVENMRKKVEEDERRAKQEQELRKRTIERKNSREGILNSISLSKKNEANSNGQSDNKGEFDDLISALRTGDVFGEDIAKFKRSKRRPVTPSGQESRRHSTHKEDSRERH; encoded by the exons ATGTTTTCTAATTATGACGATCAGAATATTATGCCCTGCCCGAAACCCGAAGTTGAAAAGCGGCGTTTTTTTCAC AGAATTCCAAGCTGTCCTGCTAAAAGTTCACAGTCTCTGAAGGAATTTGTCGGCCGCTGCCAAACTATGCCATCACGAGTAAAGAAATCGTTTTGCGGTTGTCTTCAG GATGACGAACCACCGGAAATCACGTATTGCGTCGTGGAGCACACGGGTACGCTCACGCTACAAGCAATGACGCCGACTTTGCCGATGCCGGCCGAGGAAGAGCTGAACAAAATGTTTCTCGAACTTGTCGACGAGTTGGATCTGACCCAAGCAAATCGGCAAGCAGTTTTGGCACTTCCAGCAAACAAAAAGTGGCAGATATATTGCTCCAGAAAGGGCAACGGCACGTTGGACAACGGAAGCTTGCGGACTACTGACCTTAGCGGCGACCCTGAAGATTATATCAACAGATTGAAACTGATAGCAAGC AGTCCTTTTCCCGAGGAAGATGAGGAGGTGTCGAATCAAATGCGCCAAGCCGAAGCCCTAAAAACTGCGTTGAGGACGCAACCGCACAGCTTTGTCCTCAGATTCATAGAGCTAGATGGTTTAAACGCTTTATTGCAAGTACTGGGCACAATGGATGCTGAAGCAGCTAATAGCAATCTTCACACTAGCGTCATAGGATGTTTGAAAGCTTTAATGAACAATTCG AACGGCAGAGCACACGTATTGGCACACCCGACAGCGATCAACACAATATCTCAGTCGCTGGCGTCTGAGAATATTAAGACCAAAATCTCCGTGTTGGAGATTCTCGGTGCAGTTTGCTTGGTACCAGGCGGTCACCGCAAGGTTTTAGAGGCCATGTTGCACTTCCAGCAGTATCATTCCGAGAGAACGCGCTTCCAATGTATAATTAACGATCTCGACAAGAACTTCGGCATCTACAAGGACAATCTATCTCTAAAAACGGCAATTATGTCATTCATCAACGCCGTGCTGAACTATGGACCCGGTCAAGTGACGTTGGAGTTCAGGCTGCATCTGAGATACGAACTATTGATGCTCGGCATTCAGCCCATTATCGAAAAGCTGAGAAAATACGAAAACGAGACTCTTGATAGACATCTCGATTTCTTCGAAATGGTGCGGAATGAGGATGAGAAAGAACTCGCTAGGAAGTTTGAAAAGGAGCATGTGGACACCAAGAGTGCTAGTGCCATGTTCGATCTTTTGCGACGGAAACTCAGTCATACTGCCGCTTATCCTCATCTTCTTAGTCTGCTTGAGCATTGTCTTTTGTTGCCAT tggATTACGGTTCGCATCCTCAGCATTGGTTACTGTTCGATCGAATCGTGCAGCAAATTGTCTTACAATCCGAAAGTAACGAGACgggattaataaaaaatcccGATGTAACGccaattgaaataaatgtgaaagaGATTGTTCACCTTCTCGCAAAGGAAGAGGAACTTGTGGCGGCAAGAAAAAAAGCCGAAGAGTTGGAGCGTGAAAATTCAGATATGTCGACGAGACTGGCTAAAAAAGAGCAAGAACTAGATCTGAGAACTCAAGAAAAA GAAGACATGGAGGCCAGTTTAGCGAGGATCAAAGAACGTCTTGAAAAGGAGACGTCAATGCACATAGAAACAAAGCAACGAATCTCCGAATTGGAAGATAATCTTGAAACATTGTCTCGacaaataaataacgaaaaatcTGAAAGGAAGCGTCTAGAACAGTTGGTGGCTTCGGGAAGTTTGCCAGATGATGCAAAGGCCACTTTGAAAATTGTAGAAGACGAAATGTTGGAGAAGATCGAAACAAAACCCgcaccaccaccgccgccgcctccTCCATTAGCACCTCCGCCACCCCCTTGTATGATGTCGGCTGCTCCTCCACCCATGAAG GTGGAAATAATCAAGAACGTGCCGCAACCGAGCAATCCTTTGAAATCATTCAACTGGTCCAAAATACCCGAGCAAAAGTTGCAAGGCACAATATGGTCGGAACTGGACGATTCGAAACTTTACAACGTGATGGATCTCGAGTCCATCGATAAGATCTTTTGCGCTTATCAGAAGAACGGCGTTTCTACGGAAGGCTCGATAGAGGATTTAAGGACTCTGGGAAAGAATAAGAAGACAATGTCGGTAATTGATTCGAGGAGAGCGCAGAATTGCACGATACTGCTTTCGAAACTGAAGATGTCCGACAACGAGATCACTAGGACAATATTATCGATGGATCAGCAGAACATCTTGCACATCGACATGGTGGAGCAATTGCTGAAGTATACGCCATCCTCGGAGGAAGCTGCTTTGTTAGATATGCATCAGAAGGAATTGCAAAACAGGGCTGATTGTTTCCTGTATCAAATATCAAA gGTGCCGCATTATGAACAAAGATTGCGTTCTCTGcattacaaaaagaaatttgcgGCTAGTATTGCGGAATTAACGCCGAGGATGAGAGCGGTTTTGGAAGCAAGCCGGCAAGTGGCCAGATCGAGGAGGCTCAGAAAACTTCTCGAACTAGTCTTGGCGTTGGGAAATTACGTGAATCGCGGAAACGCGCGGGGTAACGCATGCGGTTTTCGATTGGCTTCTTTGAATCGTCTAGTCGATACGAAATCTTCTTGTTCCAAGGGCACAACTCTGCTACATTATCTTGTACAAATTCTCGAAGCCAGATTCAAAGAAGTTCTAGAGATCGAAGAAGACATGCCGCACGTTAAGACTGCCGCTAGAGTCAGCATGGCTGATCTGCAGAAAGAAGTGGCTAACTTGAAAAATGGATTGCAAGATGTTCAAAGAGAAATAg aatttcatCGAGGTCAGTCTCAGGTACTTCAGGGTGATATGTTTTTACCGGCAATGAGGGACTTCCAGGCGCAAGCCACATGTAGATTAGCAGAGGCGGAAGACTTATTCCAAGACATGAAGACAAGa TTCGATCGGGCGGTGAGATTATTCGGTGAAGATTCAGCTGGTGTTCAACCAGATGAATTCTTCGGCATATTTGAGAATTTCCTGCAAGCTCTGACTGAAGCGAGACAAGATGTGGAAAATATGAGAAAGAAGGTTGAAGAGGACGAACGTCGAGCAAAACAGGAACAGGAG CTTCGAAAGAGAACGATAGAGAGGAAGAATTCACGAGAGGGTATATTGAATAGCATATCACTTAGCAAGAAGAACGAAGCGAACAGCAATGGACAAAGTGACAATAAGGGCGAGTTTGATGATCTAATATCCGCTCTTCGAACGGGCGACGTGTTCGGCGAAGACATTGCCAAATTCAAACGATCAAAGCGACGGCCTGTTACACCCAGCGGTCAAGAGTCACGTAGACACAGCACTCATAAAGAAGATTCTCGAGAACGCCATTAA
- the DAAM gene encoding disheveled-associated activator of morphogenesis 1 isoform X3: protein MPSRVKKSFCGCLQDDEPPEITYCVVEHTGTLTLQAMTPTLPMPAEEELNKMFLELVDELDLTQANRQAVLALPANKKWQIYCSRKGNGTLDNGSLRTTDLSGDPEDYINRLKLIASSPFPEEDEEVSNQMRQAEALKTALRTQPHSFVLRFIELDGLNALLQVLGTMDAEAANSNLHTSVIGCLKALMNNSNGRAHVLAHPTAINTISQSLASENIKTKISVLEILGAVCLVPGGHRKVLEAMLHFQQYHSERTRFQCIINDLDKNFGIYKDNLSLKTAIMSFINAVLNYGPGQVTLEFRLHLRYELLMLGIQPIIEKLRKYENETLDRHLDFFEMVRNEDEKELARKFEKEHVDTKSASAMFDLLRRKLSHTAAYPHLLSLLEHCLLLPLDYGSHPQHWLLFDRIVQQIVLQSESNETGLIKNPDVTPIEINVKEIVHLLAKEEELVAARKKAEELERENSDMSTRLAKKEQELDLRTQEKEDMEASLARIKERLEKETSMHIETKQRISELEDNLETLSRQINNEKSERKRLEQLVASGSLPDDAKATLKIVEDEMLEKIETKPAPPPPPPPPLAPPPPPCMMSAAPPPMKVEIIKNVPQPSNPLKSFNWSKIPEQKLQGTIWSELDDSKLYNVMDLESIDKIFCAYQKNGVSTEGSIEDLRTLGKNKKTMSVIDSRRAQNCTILLSKLKMSDNEITRTILSMDQQNILHIDMVEQLLKYTPSSEEAALLDMHQKELQNRADCFLYQISKVPHYEQRLRSLHYKKKFAASIAELTPRMRAVLEASRQVARSRRLRKLLELVLALGNYVNRGNARGNACGFRLASLNRLVDTKSSCSKGTTLLHYLVQILEARFKEVLEIEEDMPHVKTAARVSMADLQKEVANLKNGLQDVQREIEFHRGQSQVLQGDMFLPAMRDFQAQATCRLAEAEDLFQDMKTRFDRAVRLFGEDSAGVQPDEFFGIFENFLQALTEARQDVENMRKKVEEDERRAKQEQELRKRTIERKNSREGILNSISLSKKNEANSNGQSDNKGEFDDLISALRTGDVFGEDIAKFKRSKRRPVTPSGQESRRHSTHKEDSRERH, encoded by the exons ATGCCATCACGAGTAAAGAAATCGTTTTGCGGTTGTCTTCAG GATGACGAACCACCGGAAATCACGTATTGCGTCGTGGAGCACACGGGTACGCTCACGCTACAAGCAATGACGCCGACTTTGCCGATGCCGGCCGAGGAAGAGCTGAACAAAATGTTTCTCGAACTTGTCGACGAGTTGGATCTGACCCAAGCAAATCGGCAAGCAGTTTTGGCACTTCCAGCAAACAAAAAGTGGCAGATATATTGCTCCAGAAAGGGCAACGGCACGTTGGACAACGGAAGCTTGCGGACTACTGACCTTAGCGGCGACCCTGAAGATTATATCAACAGATTGAAACTGATAGCAAGC AGTCCTTTTCCCGAGGAAGATGAGGAGGTGTCGAATCAAATGCGCCAAGCCGAAGCCCTAAAAACTGCGTTGAGGACGCAACCGCACAGCTTTGTCCTCAGATTCATAGAGCTAGATGGTTTAAACGCTTTATTGCAAGTACTGGGCACAATGGATGCTGAAGCAGCTAATAGCAATCTTCACACTAGCGTCATAGGATGTTTGAAAGCTTTAATGAACAATTCG AACGGCAGAGCACACGTATTGGCACACCCGACAGCGATCAACACAATATCTCAGTCGCTGGCGTCTGAGAATATTAAGACCAAAATCTCCGTGTTGGAGATTCTCGGTGCAGTTTGCTTGGTACCAGGCGGTCACCGCAAGGTTTTAGAGGCCATGTTGCACTTCCAGCAGTATCATTCCGAGAGAACGCGCTTCCAATGTATAATTAACGATCTCGACAAGAACTTCGGCATCTACAAGGACAATCTATCTCTAAAAACGGCAATTATGTCATTCATCAACGCCGTGCTGAACTATGGACCCGGTCAAGTGACGTTGGAGTTCAGGCTGCATCTGAGATACGAACTATTGATGCTCGGCATTCAGCCCATTATCGAAAAGCTGAGAAAATACGAAAACGAGACTCTTGATAGACATCTCGATTTCTTCGAAATGGTGCGGAATGAGGATGAGAAAGAACTCGCTAGGAAGTTTGAAAAGGAGCATGTGGACACCAAGAGTGCTAGTGCCATGTTCGATCTTTTGCGACGGAAACTCAGTCATACTGCCGCTTATCCTCATCTTCTTAGTCTGCTTGAGCATTGTCTTTTGTTGCCAT tggATTACGGTTCGCATCCTCAGCATTGGTTACTGTTCGATCGAATCGTGCAGCAAATTGTCTTACAATCCGAAAGTAACGAGACgggattaataaaaaatcccGATGTAACGccaattgaaataaatgtgaaagaGATTGTTCACCTTCTCGCAAAGGAAGAGGAACTTGTGGCGGCAAGAAAAAAAGCCGAAGAGTTGGAGCGTGAAAATTCAGATATGTCGACGAGACTGGCTAAAAAAGAGCAAGAACTAGATCTGAGAACTCAAGAAAAA GAAGACATGGAGGCCAGTTTAGCGAGGATCAAAGAACGTCTTGAAAAGGAGACGTCAATGCACATAGAAACAAAGCAACGAATCTCCGAATTGGAAGATAATCTTGAAACATTGTCTCGacaaataaataacgaaaaatcTGAAAGGAAGCGTCTAGAACAGTTGGTGGCTTCGGGAAGTTTGCCAGATGATGCAAAGGCCACTTTGAAAATTGTAGAAGACGAAATGTTGGAGAAGATCGAAACAAAACCCgcaccaccaccgccgccgcctccTCCATTAGCACCTCCGCCACCCCCTTGTATGATGTCGGCTGCTCCTCCACCCATGAAG GTGGAAATAATCAAGAACGTGCCGCAACCGAGCAATCCTTTGAAATCATTCAACTGGTCCAAAATACCCGAGCAAAAGTTGCAAGGCACAATATGGTCGGAACTGGACGATTCGAAACTTTACAACGTGATGGATCTCGAGTCCATCGATAAGATCTTTTGCGCTTATCAGAAGAACGGCGTTTCTACGGAAGGCTCGATAGAGGATTTAAGGACTCTGGGAAAGAATAAGAAGACAATGTCGGTAATTGATTCGAGGAGAGCGCAGAATTGCACGATACTGCTTTCGAAACTGAAGATGTCCGACAACGAGATCACTAGGACAATATTATCGATGGATCAGCAGAACATCTTGCACATCGACATGGTGGAGCAATTGCTGAAGTATACGCCATCCTCGGAGGAAGCTGCTTTGTTAGATATGCATCAGAAGGAATTGCAAAACAGGGCTGATTGTTTCCTGTATCAAATATCAAA gGTGCCGCATTATGAACAAAGATTGCGTTCTCTGcattacaaaaagaaatttgcgGCTAGTATTGCGGAATTAACGCCGAGGATGAGAGCGGTTTTGGAAGCAAGCCGGCAAGTGGCCAGATCGAGGAGGCTCAGAAAACTTCTCGAACTAGTCTTGGCGTTGGGAAATTACGTGAATCGCGGAAACGCGCGGGGTAACGCATGCGGTTTTCGATTGGCTTCTTTGAATCGTCTAGTCGATACGAAATCTTCTTGTTCCAAGGGCACAACTCTGCTACATTATCTTGTACAAATTCTCGAAGCCAGATTCAAAGAAGTTCTAGAGATCGAAGAAGACATGCCGCACGTTAAGACTGCCGCTAGAGTCAGCATGGCTGATCTGCAGAAAGAAGTGGCTAACTTGAAAAATGGATTGCAAGATGTTCAAAGAGAAATAg aatttcatCGAGGTCAGTCTCAGGTACTTCAGGGTGATATGTTTTTACCGGCAATGAGGGACTTCCAGGCGCAAGCCACATGTAGATTAGCAGAGGCGGAAGACTTATTCCAAGACATGAAGACAAGa TTCGATCGGGCGGTGAGATTATTCGGTGAAGATTCAGCTGGTGTTCAACCAGATGAATTCTTCGGCATATTTGAGAATTTCCTGCAAGCTCTGACTGAAGCGAGACAAGATGTGGAAAATATGAGAAAGAAGGTTGAAGAGGACGAACGTCGAGCAAAACAGGAACAGGAG CTTCGAAAGAGAACGATAGAGAGGAAGAATTCACGAGAGGGTATATTGAATAGCATATCACTTAGCAAGAAGAACGAAGCGAACAGCAATGGACAAAGTGACAATAAGGGCGAGTTTGATGATCTAATATCCGCTCTTCGAACGGGCGACGTGTTCGGCGAAGACATTGCCAAATTCAAACGATCAAAGCGACGGCCTGTTACACCCAGCGGTCAAGAGTCACGTAGACACAGCACTCATAAAGAAGATTCTCGAGAACGCCATTAA
- the DAAM gene encoding disheveled-associated activator of morphogenesis 1 isoform X2 — protein sequence MDTLLEKMEKLNLRIPSCPAKSSQSLKEFVGRCQTMPSRVKKSFCGCLQDDEPPEITYCVVEHTGTLTLQAMTPTLPMPAEEELNKMFLELVDELDLTQANRQAVLALPANKKWQIYCSRKGNGTLDNGSLRTTDLSGDPEDYINRLKLIASSPFPEEDEEVSNQMRQAEALKTALRTQPHSFVLRFIELDGLNALLQVLGTMDAEAANSNLHTSVIGCLKALMNNSNGRAHVLAHPTAINTISQSLASENIKTKISVLEILGAVCLVPGGHRKVLEAMLHFQQYHSERTRFQCIINDLDKNFGIYKDNLSLKTAIMSFINAVLNYGPGQVTLEFRLHLRYELLMLGIQPIIEKLRKYENETLDRHLDFFEMVRNEDEKELARKFEKEHVDTKSASAMFDLLRRKLSHTAAYPHLLSLLEHCLLLPLDYGSHPQHWLLFDRIVQQIVLQSESNETGLIKNPDVTPIEINVKEIVHLLAKEEELVAARKKAEELERENSDMSTRLAKKEQELDLRTQEKEDMEASLARIKERLEKETSMHIETKQRISELEDNLETLSRQINNEKSERKRLEQLVASGSLPDDAKATLKIVEDEMLEKIETKPAPPPPPPPPLAPPPPPCMMSAAPPPMKVEIIKNVPQPSNPLKSFNWSKIPEQKLQGTIWSELDDSKLYNVMDLESIDKIFCAYQKNGVSTEGSIEDLRTLGKNKKTMSVIDSRRAQNCTILLSKLKMSDNEITRTILSMDQQNILHIDMVEQLLKYTPSSEEAALLDMHQKELQNRADCFLYQISKVPHYEQRLRSLHYKKKFAASIAELTPRMRAVLEASRQVARSRRLRKLLELVLALGNYVNRGNARGNACGFRLASLNRLVDTKSSCSKGTTLLHYLVQILEARFKEVLEIEEDMPHVKTAARVSMADLQKEVANLKNGLQDVQREIEFHRGQSQVLQGDMFLPAMRDFQAQATCRLAEAEDLFQDMKTRFDRAVRLFGEDSAGVQPDEFFGIFENFLQALTEARQDVENMRKKVEEDERRAKQEQELRKRTIERKNSREGILNSISLSKKNEANSNGQSDNKGEFDDLISALRTGDVFGEDIAKFKRSKRRPVTPSGQESRRHSTHKEDSRERH from the exons ATGGACACCTTACTGGAGAAAATGGAAAAGCTGAATCTG AGAATTCCAAGCTGTCCTGCTAAAAGTTCACAGTCTCTGAAGGAATTTGTCGGCCGCTGCCAAACTATGCCATCACGAGTAAAGAAATCGTTTTGCGGTTGTCTTCAG GATGACGAACCACCGGAAATCACGTATTGCGTCGTGGAGCACACGGGTACGCTCACGCTACAAGCAATGACGCCGACTTTGCCGATGCCGGCCGAGGAAGAGCTGAACAAAATGTTTCTCGAACTTGTCGACGAGTTGGATCTGACCCAAGCAAATCGGCAAGCAGTTTTGGCACTTCCAGCAAACAAAAAGTGGCAGATATATTGCTCCAGAAAGGGCAACGGCACGTTGGACAACGGAAGCTTGCGGACTACTGACCTTAGCGGCGACCCTGAAGATTATATCAACAGATTGAAACTGATAGCAAGC AGTCCTTTTCCCGAGGAAGATGAGGAGGTGTCGAATCAAATGCGCCAAGCCGAAGCCCTAAAAACTGCGTTGAGGACGCAACCGCACAGCTTTGTCCTCAGATTCATAGAGCTAGATGGTTTAAACGCTTTATTGCAAGTACTGGGCACAATGGATGCTGAAGCAGCTAATAGCAATCTTCACACTAGCGTCATAGGATGTTTGAAAGCTTTAATGAACAATTCG AACGGCAGAGCACACGTATTGGCACACCCGACAGCGATCAACACAATATCTCAGTCGCTGGCGTCTGAGAATATTAAGACCAAAATCTCCGTGTTGGAGATTCTCGGTGCAGTTTGCTTGGTACCAGGCGGTCACCGCAAGGTTTTAGAGGCCATGTTGCACTTCCAGCAGTATCATTCCGAGAGAACGCGCTTCCAATGTATAATTAACGATCTCGACAAGAACTTCGGCATCTACAAGGACAATCTATCTCTAAAAACGGCAATTATGTCATTCATCAACGCCGTGCTGAACTATGGACCCGGTCAAGTGACGTTGGAGTTCAGGCTGCATCTGAGATACGAACTATTGATGCTCGGCATTCAGCCCATTATCGAAAAGCTGAGAAAATACGAAAACGAGACTCTTGATAGACATCTCGATTTCTTCGAAATGGTGCGGAATGAGGATGAGAAAGAACTCGCTAGGAAGTTTGAAAAGGAGCATGTGGACACCAAGAGTGCTAGTGCCATGTTCGATCTTTTGCGACGGAAACTCAGTCATACTGCCGCTTATCCTCATCTTCTTAGTCTGCTTGAGCATTGTCTTTTGTTGCCAT tggATTACGGTTCGCATCCTCAGCATTGGTTACTGTTCGATCGAATCGTGCAGCAAATTGTCTTACAATCCGAAAGTAACGAGACgggattaataaaaaatcccGATGTAACGccaattgaaataaatgtgaaagaGATTGTTCACCTTCTCGCAAAGGAAGAGGAACTTGTGGCGGCAAGAAAAAAAGCCGAAGAGTTGGAGCGTGAAAATTCAGATATGTCGACGAGACTGGCTAAAAAAGAGCAAGAACTAGATCTGAGAACTCAAGAAAAA GAAGACATGGAGGCCAGTTTAGCGAGGATCAAAGAACGTCTTGAAAAGGAGACGTCAATGCACATAGAAACAAAGCAACGAATCTCCGAATTGGAAGATAATCTTGAAACATTGTCTCGacaaataaataacgaaaaatcTGAAAGGAAGCGTCTAGAACAGTTGGTGGCTTCGGGAAGTTTGCCAGATGATGCAAAGGCCACTTTGAAAATTGTAGAAGACGAAATGTTGGAGAAGATCGAAACAAAACCCgcaccaccaccgccgccgcctccTCCATTAGCACCTCCGCCACCCCCTTGTATGATGTCGGCTGCTCCTCCACCCATGAAG GTGGAAATAATCAAGAACGTGCCGCAACCGAGCAATCCTTTGAAATCATTCAACTGGTCCAAAATACCCGAGCAAAAGTTGCAAGGCACAATATGGTCGGAACTGGACGATTCGAAACTTTACAACGTGATGGATCTCGAGTCCATCGATAAGATCTTTTGCGCTTATCAGAAGAACGGCGTTTCTACGGAAGGCTCGATAGAGGATTTAAGGACTCTGGGAAAGAATAAGAAGACAATGTCGGTAATTGATTCGAGGAGAGCGCAGAATTGCACGATACTGCTTTCGAAACTGAAGATGTCCGACAACGAGATCACTAGGACAATATTATCGATGGATCAGCAGAACATCTTGCACATCGACATGGTGGAGCAATTGCTGAAGTATACGCCATCCTCGGAGGAAGCTGCTTTGTTAGATATGCATCAGAAGGAATTGCAAAACAGGGCTGATTGTTTCCTGTATCAAATATCAAA gGTGCCGCATTATGAACAAAGATTGCGTTCTCTGcattacaaaaagaaatttgcgGCTAGTATTGCGGAATTAACGCCGAGGATGAGAGCGGTTTTGGAAGCAAGCCGGCAAGTGGCCAGATCGAGGAGGCTCAGAAAACTTCTCGAACTAGTCTTGGCGTTGGGAAATTACGTGAATCGCGGAAACGCGCGGGGTAACGCATGCGGTTTTCGATTGGCTTCTTTGAATCGTCTAGTCGATACGAAATCTTCTTGTTCCAAGGGCACAACTCTGCTACATTATCTTGTACAAATTCTCGAAGCCAGATTCAAAGAAGTTCTAGAGATCGAAGAAGACATGCCGCACGTTAAGACTGCCGCTAGAGTCAGCATGGCTGATCTGCAGAAAGAAGTGGCTAACTTGAAAAATGGATTGCAAGATGTTCAAAGAGAAATAg aatttcatCGAGGTCAGTCTCAGGTACTTCAGGGTGATATGTTTTTACCGGCAATGAGGGACTTCCAGGCGCAAGCCACATGTAGATTAGCAGAGGCGGAAGACTTATTCCAAGACATGAAGACAAGa TTCGATCGGGCGGTGAGATTATTCGGTGAAGATTCAGCTGGTGTTCAACCAGATGAATTCTTCGGCATATTTGAGAATTTCCTGCAAGCTCTGACTGAAGCGAGACAAGATGTGGAAAATATGAGAAAGAAGGTTGAAGAGGACGAACGTCGAGCAAAACAGGAACAGGAG CTTCGAAAGAGAACGATAGAGAGGAAGAATTCACGAGAGGGTATATTGAATAGCATATCACTTAGCAAGAAGAACGAAGCGAACAGCAATGGACAAAGTGACAATAAGGGCGAGTTTGATGATCTAATATCCGCTCTTCGAACGGGCGACGTGTTCGGCGAAGACATTGCCAAATTCAAACGATCAAAGCGACGGCCTGTTACACCCAGCGGTCAAGAGTCACGTAGACACAGCACTCATAAAGAAGATTCTCGAGAACGCCATTAA